The Firmicutes bacterium CAG:345 genome contains a region encoding:
- a CDS encoding unknown (no significant homology to UniProt) — protein MDTPLLVIFIFITAFLFLSCCFAGIYLFAFLKSKNEEEKDYKIRMLNLENEINKEKMKNVQPVEENDEDVVAIKLAKVETKTFEESLNDLSEESRGYLTELQKYAKKYENVNIFDRKYYQTITYGQRKTICKVLIQEGKLIVKSSLGKLKISKDVEPLKLKSIKIEVKDENSLAEAKKQIDLGYYKQSGTIKISMEEAK, from the coding sequence ATGGATACGCCTTTATTAGTTATTTTTATTTTCATCACTGCATTCTTATTCTTATCTTGCTGCTTTGCTGGAATATATCTTTTTGCTTTCTTAAAAAGCAAAAACGAAGAAGAAAAAGATTATAAGATTAGAATGCTCAATTTGGAGAACGAAATCAACAAGGAAAAGATGAAAAACGTTCAACCAGTTGAAGAAAACGATGAAGATGTTGTCGCAATTAAGTTAGCAAAGGTAGAAACAAAAACTTTTGAAGAATCTTTAAATGATCTTAGTGAAGAATCGCGTGGATACCTTACTGAACTACAAAAATACGCCAAGAAATATGAAAATGTTAATATCTTTGATAGGAAATATTATCAAACAATCACATATGGTCAAAGAAAGACAATTTGCAAAGTTTTAATTCAAGAAGGAAAATTAATTGTTAAATCAAGTCTTGGAAAATTAAAGATTAGCAAAGATGTCGAACCTTTAAAATTGAAATCAATTAAAATTGAAGTTAAAGATGAAAACAGCTTAGCTGAAGCTAAAAAACAAATTGATCTTGGCTATTATAAACAAAGCGGTACAATTAAAATTAGTATGGAGGAAGCAAAATGA
- a CDS encoding elongation factor G (product inferred by homology to UniProt): protein MPRQYPLEKTRNIGIMAHIDAGKTTTTERILYFTGENYKIGETHDGSATMDFMKQEQDRGITIQSAATTCFWKGYRINIIDTPGHVDFTAEVERSLRVLDGAVTVLDGKNGVEPQTETVWRQASKYKIPRVVFVNKLDAIGADYEMSVRSIKEKLGANGCAIEYPIGLESNLRGVIDLVTMRAIMYNMQDSTKEPTIEEIPADYVDKANEYRQLMLNNLANFDEDIMMAVLGGEEPTVEQIKKAIRAGTITGEFFPVFCGSAYKNKGVRLLLDGVIDYLPSPVDVPATEGTDEKGNVVKVEATDDAPFCGLAFKIMTDPFVGRLCFFRAYSGIAKTGTYVYNTNKATKERFSRLVLMHADKRQDVDSISAGEIGAAVGLKVTGTGDTLCDESRILSLETIVFSEPVISEAIEPASKADQDKMTAALLKLQEEDPTFRFYTNAETGQNIIAGVGELQLDVNVTRLRDDFGVKCNVGAPQVAYRETIKKTGECEGRYIKQSGGHGQYGHVWVRFEPNPGKGFEFVDAIVGGVVPREYIKPTADGLKESLNRGLIAGYPIIDIKATLFDGSYHDVDSSEAAYKMAAALALKEAANKCSPCLLEPIVKAEITTPADYLGTVLGDVSSRRGLVDGMEMHGNAQVITAYIPLGNMFGYITDLRSMTQGRGIYTMTFDHYQEVPKSVADEIVRKRNS, encoded by the coding sequence ATGCCACGTCAATATCCGCTTGAAAAAACCCGTAATATCGGTATCATGGCTCACATCGATGCTGGTAAGACAACAACTACAGAACGTATTCTCTATTTTACAGGCGAAAACTATAAAATTGGTGAAACCCATGATGGTTCTGCTACCATGGACTTCATGAAACAAGAACAAGACCGCGGTATTACAATTCAATCTGCTGCAACAACATGCTTCTGGAAAGGCTATCGTATCAATATTATTGATACCCCGGGACACGTTGACTTTACAGCTGAAGTTGAACGTTCTTTACGTGTTCTTGATGGTGCAGTTACTGTTCTTGATGGTAAGAACGGTGTTGAACCACAAACTGAAACTGTTTGGAGACAAGCTTCAAAATATAAGATTCCAAGAGTTGTCTTTGTTAATAAGCTTGATGCTATCGGTGCTGACTATGAGATGTCTGTCCGTTCAATTAAAGAAAAGCTTGGTGCAAATGGTTGTGCTATTGAATATCCAATAGGTCTTGAAAGCAATCTTCGCGGTGTCATTGATTTAGTTACAATGCGCGCAATTATGTACAATATGCAAGATTCCACAAAGGAACCTACTATTGAAGAAATTCCTGCTGATTATGTTGATAAAGCTAACGAATATCGTCAATTAATGCTCAATAATCTCGCAAACTTTGATGAAGATATAATGATGGCAGTTTTAGGCGGCGAAGAACCTACAGTTGAACAAATCAAGAAAGCTATTCGTGCTGGTACTATTACAGGTGAATTCTTCCCTGTTTTCTGCGGTTCTGCCTATAAGAATAAAGGTGTTCGTTTACTCCTCGATGGTGTAATCGACTATTTACCTTCTCCAGTTGATGTTCCTGCAACTGAAGGTACTGATGAAAAAGGAAATGTCGTTAAAGTTGAAGCAACTGATGATGCTCCTTTCTGCGGCTTAGCCTTTAAGATTATGACCGATCCATTTGTTGGCCGTTTATGCTTCTTTAGAGCATATTCAGGTATCGCAAAAACCGGTACATATGTCTATAATACAAATAAAGCAACCAAAGAGAGATTCTCTCGTTTGGTCTTAATGCATGCTGATAAGAGACAAGATGTTGATTCTATCTCTGCTGGTGAAATCGGTGCTGCTGTCGGTTTAAAAGTTACTGGCACAGGTGATACACTTTGCGATGAATCTCGTATTCTTTCTCTTGAAACAATCGTTTTCTCTGAACCAGTTATTTCTGAAGCTATTGAACCTGCTTCAAAAGCTGATCAAGACAAAATGACAGCTGCTTTATTAAAACTTCAAGAAGAAGATCCAACATTCCGCTTCTATACAAATGCTGAAACTGGTCAAAATATTATTGCCGGTGTTGGTGAATTACAACTTGATGTTAATGTTACTCGTTTGAGAGATGACTTCGGTGTTAAATGTAATGTTGGTGCTCCACAAGTTGCTTATCGTGAAACAATTAAGAAAACTGGTGAATGTGAAGGACGTTACATTAAACAATCTGGTGGTCATGGTCAATATGGTCACGTTTGGGTTCGTTTTGAACCTAACCCAGGCAAAGGATTCGAATTTGTCGACGCTATTGTTGGTGGTGTTGTTCCTAGAGAATATATCAAACCAACAGCTGATGGATTGAAAGAATCTTTAAACCGTGGTCTTATCGCTGGTTATCCAATTATCGATATTAAAGCTACATTATTCGATGGTTCTTACCACGATGTCGACTCATCTGAAGCCGCTTATAAAATGGCTGCTGCTTTAGCTCTTAAAGAAGCTGCTAATAAGTGCTCACCATGTTTACTTGAACCAATTGTTAAAGCTGAAATTACAACTCCAGCTGACTATCTCGGAACTGTCTTAGGAGATGTCTCTTCTAGACGTGGTCTCGTTGATGGTATGGAAATGCACGGAAATGCTCAAGTCATTACCGCCTACATTCCACTTGGTAATATGTTCGGATATATTACCGATCTTCGTTCTATGACTCAAGGTCGTGGTATTTATACTATGACATTTGATCACTATCAAGAAGTTCCTAAATCTGTTGCGGATGAAATTGTTCGCAAGAGAAATTCATAA
- a CDS encoding unknown (no significant homology to UniProt) has protein sequence MIGFIIADIILGLGLIALLITIGVLYKKRNAEQAKRIAEKEEEIKKFDK, from the coding sequence ATGATTGGATTTATTATTGCTGATATAATACTTGGACTTGGATTAATAGCTCTTCTTATTACTATTGGTGTCCTTTATAAAAAAAGAAATGCTGAACAAGCAAAACGTATTGCCGAAAAAGAAGAAGAAATAAAAAAATTTGATAAATAA
- a CDS encoding 30S ribosomal protein S12 (product inferred by homology to UniProt), whose amino-acid sequence MPTINQLVRQGRKQGVEKSKAPALGKRWDSLNKRERNQAAPQKRGVCTRVGTMTPKKPNSALRKYARVRLSNGYEVTAYIGGIGHNLQEHKVVLIRGGRVKDLPGVRYHIIRGAAECFGVQGRKQGRSLYGAKRDAK is encoded by the coding sequence ATGCCTACAATTAATCAACTCGTCCGTCAAGGACGTAAACAAGGTGTAGAAAAATCTAAGGCTCCTGCTTTAGGTAAACGTTGGGACTCTTTAAATAAGCGTGAGAGAAACCAAGCTGCCCCACAAAAACGTGGTGTCTGCACCCGTGTCGGTACAATGACCCCTAAGAAACCTAACTCCGCTTTACGTAAATATGCTCGTGTTAGACTTTCTAATGGTTATGAAGTCACAGCTTATATCGGTGGTATTGGCCACAACTTGCAAGAACACAAAGTAGTTTTAATCCGTGGTGGACGTGTCAAGGATTTACCAGGTGTTCGTTATCACATCATCCGCGGTGCTGCGGAATGCTTCGGCGTTCAAGGTCGTAAACAAGGTCGTTCCTTATACGGCGCAAAACGCGATGCTAAGTAA
- a CDS encoding 30S ribosomal protein S7 (product inferred by homology to UniProt), which produces MPRKNGSISKRDVLPDPIYNSKLVTRLINKIMLDGKKATAQTILYNAFNKIEAKTGKPALEVFELALGNIMPELELKARRVGASNYQVPVEVSAERRVTLGLRWLVNYSRLRNEKSMEDRLAGEIIDAANGTGASVKKREDTHKSAEANKAYAHYRW; this is translated from the coding sequence ATGCCACGTAAGAATGGAAGTATCAGCAAACGTGATGTTTTACCTGATCCAATTTATAATTCAAAATTAGTCACTCGCTTAATCAATAAGATTATGTTAGATGGTAAAAAAGCAACAGCTCAAACCATTTTATATAATGCTTTTAATAAGATTGAAGCCAAAACTGGCAAACCAGCACTTGAAGTTTTCGAATTAGCTTTAGGCAATATCATGCCTGAACTCGAATTAAAGGCTCGTCGTGTTGGTGCAAGTAACTATCAAGTTCCTGTTGAAGTTTCGGCAGAACGTCGTGTTACTTTAGGACTTAGATGGTTAGTTAATTATAGCCGTTTAAGAAACGAAAAGAGTATGGAAGATCGCTTAGCTGGCGAAATTATCGATGCTGCTAATGGCACCGGTGCTTCAGTTAAGAAGAGAGAAGATACTCATAAGAGTGCTGAAGCTAATAAAGCATATGCACACTATCGTTGGTAA
- a CDS encoding anion permease arsB family (product inferred by homology to UniProt) yields the protein MIIIICICVVTAILVCLSVMFKPEVKIKKFSLGTYWIISLIGALILLIFQFVPLDYVGSRLISNTAINPLKILVLFISMTFLSVFLDELGFFKYLANIALKKKIKKQITLFLILYSMIAILTIFTSNDIIILTFTPFICCFCKKAKINPLPYLFGEFFAANTWSMFLIIGNPTNIYLASSAGIDFFTYIGVMFLPTFGGGIVSLLIIIIIFYKELKKPIEKVEYENITLDKAQIIIGLIHLFICLILLSISSYLNIEMWIITFSLCISLILCDSIYKIIRKNSEIVVLQTIKRLPFSLIPFVLSMFVIALSLEYIGVTDKIALFLNKFDVIFSVGFSSFISANLINNIPMSVLFSSILNSSNFSQVNYLKGIYAAIIGSNIGAYFTPIGALAGIMWMSILKRFDIKINFANFVKYGSIASIPTLLISLLLLELFFRLKKCKKMSKKLDFIRCVLYNFHVKGSNRLLFNKTFTKKAFHHKKRHIFKRKCISYGDCNNKIKSFGKVFDFIRNNFLEAYV from the coding sequence ATGATTATTATAATTTGTATTTGTGTAGTTACTGCGATATTGGTTTGTTTATCAGTTATGTTTAAACCAGAAGTGAAAATAAAAAAGTTTTCACTAGGAACCTATTGGATTATTTCTTTAATAGGTGCTTTGATACTTTTGATTTTTCAATTTGTTCCGTTGGATTATGTTGGAAGTCGTTTGATATCAAATACTGCTATCAATCCTTTAAAGATATTAGTTCTTTTTATCAGCATGACATTTTTATCAGTCTTTTTAGATGAATTAGGTTTCTTTAAGTATCTAGCGAATATAGCATTAAAGAAAAAAATAAAAAAACAGATAACTCTTTTTTTAATTCTTTATTCGATGATTGCTATATTAACTATTTTTACCTCTAATGATATTATTATTTTAACCTTCACGCCATTTATTTGTTGTTTTTGTAAAAAAGCTAAGATAAATCCTTTACCTTATTTATTCGGAGAGTTTTTTGCTGCAAATACTTGGAGTATGTTTTTAATTATAGGAAATCCTACTAATATTTATTTAGCTTCTTCTGCGGGAATAGATTTTTTCACATATATAGGTGTTATGTTTTTACCTACTTTTGGCGGAGGTATAGTTTCTTTATTAATTATAATTATTATTTTTTATAAAGAATTGAAAAAGCCAATAGAAAAAGTAGAATATGAAAATATAACTTTAGATAAGGCACAAATTATTATAGGATTAATACATTTATTTATATGTTTAATTCTTTTATCCATAAGTTCTTATCTTAATATTGAAATGTGGATTATTACATTTTCTTTATGTATATCTTTGATATTATGCGATAGTATTTATAAAATTATAAGAAAAAATAGCGAAATTGTTGTGCTGCAAACTATAAAAAGGTTGCCTTTTTCTTTGATTCCATTTGTCTTATCAATGTTTGTTATTGCCTTGTCTTTAGAATACATTGGTGTTACAGATAAAATAGCGTTATTTCTAAATAAATTTGATGTGATTTTTTCAGTAGGCTTTTCTAGTTTTATATCTGCTAATTTGATTAATAATATTCCTATGAGTGTTTTATTTAGTTCGATTTTGAATTCTTCTAATTTCTCTCAAGTTAATTATTTAAAAGGAATATATGCAGCGATTATTGGATCTAATATTGGTGCTTATTTTACACCTATTGGTGCTTTAGCTGGTATTATGTGGATGTCGATTTTAAAACGATTTGATATAAAAATAAATTTTGCAAATTTTGTTAAATATGGCTCAATTGCCTCAATTCCAACATTGCTTATTTCATTATTGCTTCTCGAATTATTTTTTAGACTAAAAAAATGCAAAAAAATGTCGAAAAAATTAGATTTTATAAGATGTGTGTTGTATAATTTTCATGTAAAAGGTTCAAATCGTTTACTTTTTAATAAAACTTTTACGAAAAAAGCCTTTCACCATAAAAAAAGACATATTTTTAAGAGAAAATGCATTTCTTATGGTGATTGTAATAATAAAATCAAAAGTTTTGGCAAAGTATTTGATTTTATTAGAAACAATTTTTTAGAAGCTTACGTTTAA